The Kluyveromyces marxianus DMKU3-1042 DNA, complete genome, chromosome 6 genome window below encodes:
- the NAS6 gene encoding Nas6p: MNGNSEKVHQLLAESPSLVKSVDDDSRYPLHWAVSFQHVDIVDILLGYMKKVDLDSVLDESGWSPLHIAASVGNVEIMEKLLEHSIEPNVDLQTKNGITALHLACSKKHQDVVKLLLERGASVRVKDKNGQLPLHRAAAVGSMGIVSMLCDKNSPVNTKDRLGWSPLFHALAEGHGDVAVELVNKYHAVWEGETDNQEQTAEKVCVDDKVRKFFLANVSS; this comes from the coding sequence ATGAACGGAAACTCCGAGAAAGTGCATCAGCTTTTGGCTGAGTCACCATCACTAGTAAAATCAGTGGATGATGACAGCAGATACCCGCTACATTGGGCGGTTTCGTTCCAGCATGTAGATATAGTGGATATTTTGTTAGGCTACATGAAGAAGGTCGATTTGGACAGTGTGTTGGACGAATCGGGATGGTCACCATTGCACATTGCGGCATCTGTTGGTAACGTGGAAATTATGGAGAAGCTTTTGGAACACAGTATAGAGCCTAATGTTGATTTGCAAACCAAGAATGGGATTACTGCTTTGCATCTTGCGTGCTCCAAGAAACACCAGGATGTAGTCAAGTTATTGCTAGAAAGAGGGGCATCTGTGAGAGTTAAGGATAAGAATGGACAATTGCCGTTGCACAGGGCTGCAGCAGTTGGGTCTATGGGTATTGTCTCGATGTTGTGCGACAAGAATTCGCCCGTGAATACGAAGGATAGGCTTGGTTGGTCTCCTCTATTCCATGCGTTGGCAGAGGGACATGGCGATGTTGCCGTCGAGTTGGTTAACAAGTACCATGCGGTCTGGGAAGGAGAAACGGATAACCAGGAGCAAACTGCGGAGAAGGTTTGTGTCGATGACAAGGTTAGgaaattcttcttggcaAACGTATCTTCTTAG
- the PHB2 gene encoding prohibitin subunit PHB2, which yields MNRYPGDFGKFARSMQRQLARAQQSTGGSPGKAPRGAFAGLGGLFLLLGGGFLVNESLFNVDGGKRAIVYSRIGGVQQKIYSEGTHFIIPWIETPVIYDVRAKPRNVSSLTGTKDLQMVNITCRVLSRPNVENLPMIYRTLGTDYDERVLPSIVNEVLKAVVAQFNASQLITQRERVSRLIRDNLVRRAKHFNITLDDVSITYMTFSPEFTMSVESKQIAQQDAQKAAFVVDRASQEKQGMIVKAQGEAKSAELIGEAIKKSKDYVELKRLDTAREIATILSKSPNRVILDNEALLLNTVTDSRTKN from the coding sequence ATGAACAGATACCCAGGAGATTTCGGCAAGTTTGCCAGAAGCATGCAGAGACAATTGGCTCGTGCTCAACAAAGTACTGGTGGATCCCCAGGGAAGGCGCCTCGTGGAGCTTTTGCCGGGTTAGGAGGTCTATTTTTGTTGCTAGGAGGAGGGTTTTTGGTGAATGAGTCCCTATTCAATGTTGATGGTGGTAAGCGTGCGATTGTATACTCTCGTATTGGTGGTGTTCAACAGAAGATTTACTCAGAAGGTACGCATTTTATTATTCCATGGATTGAGACGCCCGTTATTTATGATGTTCGTGCGAAGCCAAGAAATGTTTCTTCGCTAACAGGAACAAAGGATTTGCAAATGGTGAATATCACTTGTAGAGTTCTTTCGAGACCCAATGTGGAGAATTTGCCTATGATTTACCGTACTCTAGGTACTGATTACGATGAAAGGGTGCTACCCAGTATTGTGAACGAAGTTTTGAAGGCCGTTGTCGCGCAATTTAACGCATCGCAGTTGATTACGCAAAGAGAGCGTGTTTCGAGGTTGATCAGAGACAATTTGGTGCGTCGTGCGAAGCACTTCAATATCACCTTGGATGATGTGTCCATTACGTATATGACTTTCTCCCCAGAGTTTACGATGTCTGTTGAATCGAAGCAGATTGCGCAACAAGACGCCCAAAAGGCCGCCTTCGTTGTTGACAGAGCATCTCAAGAGAAGCAAGGTATGATTGTGAAAGCCCAGGGTGAAGCCAAGTCTGCTGAGTTGATTGGTGAGGCCATCAAGAAGAGTAAGGATTATGTcgaattgaaaagattggACACTGCCAGGGAGATCGCTACTATTCTATCGAAGTCTCCAAACAGAGTCATTCTAGACAACGAAGCGCTACTATTGAACACCGTGACCGATTCCAGAACAAAAAACTGA
- the BNS1 gene encoding Bns1p, translating to MSTAEQFQPLHQKKQQETQFSSSVGASSLHKSMFKKPSPHQISELKNKFASPTDEMLSPCSQKLNDHRSKLFQVKSNPTKLNFQSKQLEEEF from the coding sequence ATGTCAACAGCAGAACAATTCCAGCCTTTGcaccaaaagaaacagCAAGAAACACAGTTTTCGAGTAGCGTAGGGGCCAGCAGCTTGCACAAGTCGATGTTCAAGAAACCATCACCTCATCAAATTTCGGAGCTTAAGAACAAGTTCGCTTCTCCTACAGACGAAATGCTCTCGCCATGTTCGCAGAAGTTGAACGATCACAGATCAAAGTTGTTCCAAGTTAAGAGCAATCCTACAAAGTTGAATTTCCAGTCGAAACAACTAGAGGAAGAGTTTTGA
- the SMI1 gene encoding Smi1p has protein sequence MKAFKKKFQELVYSFSTEDRYADYDEEAAHPNVAAEVERSISHSNHGSQIQLADYVDGSNPSGNEGISEALLAWRHIDNWTEEHNPDLAATLSDPCTRHDINNAEKDLDIIFPASVRASLRIHDGQEDLQSMTGTGGLLFGLQLMSLDQIVQMSRTWRNVAENLQRKNEEMQLRIDKQQQLNGTTVDLPSQQQKGYGKLETQDYKAMDPNLQRNISQNYSKQFKLPDIPNQHSVPPLAIQPVYAHSGWIPLVTDNAGNHIGIDLAPGPKGKYGQVILFGREFDTKFVVANNWGDFLLSFANDLELGNWLLVDEDNDQFAGEGELVFRDKKTNGPIRDYLEVLVMRSRMKYNSYGEKKLPKTPNQQAQAQATSSQESQSTFDITQQETSLTVDETNRDSEAPSPTAVAAAAGTVVEQVNSIDNDADSSSSVKKAEHISAVESPSTDIQDASVSNLTKEESVVEPKTEVKDDTEVKDEPKTEVESKEDEPKPEANVNTDAKVDTDVNSEGENEGEATAKSNAAEKTPESVSNSKEDSAASDTKDGAENTGNEPSISNDVEDLKDDFENVAL, from the coding sequence ATGAAGGcattcaagaagaaattccaGGAATTGGTGTATTCTTTTAGCACAGAGGATAGGTATGCTGATTATGATGAGGAAGCTGCGCACCCTAATGTAGCAGCTGAGGTGGAACGTTCGATATCGCATTCCAATCACGGGTCTCAAATTCAGTTGGCAGATTATGTTGACGGCTCGAATCCCAGCGGGAATGAAGGGATCAGTGAAGCTCTTTTGGCATGGAGACACATCGATAACTGGACTGAGGAACACAACCCTGATCTAGCAGCTACATTAAGCGATCCATGTACTAGACACGATATTAACAATGCGGAAAAGGACTTGGATATCATTTTCCCAGCATCTGTGAGAGCATCCCTAAGAATTCACGACGGTCAAGAGGATTTGCAGTCTATGACTGGTACTGGTGGGTTGCTCTTTGGGTTGCAATTAATGTCCTTGGACCAAATTGTTCAAATGAGCAGGACTTGGAGAAACGTCGCAGAAAATCTACAACGTAAAAACGAGGAAATGCAGCTGAGAATAGAtaagcaacaacagctCAACGGTACCACTGTCGACCTGCCTTCTCAACAGCAAAAGGGATATGGAAAGCTGGAAACGCAAGATTACAAGGCTATGGACCCTAATCTACAAAGGAATATCTCGCAAAATTACTCAAAGCAGTTTAAGTTGCCAGATATCCCCAACCAGCATTCCGTGCCTCCTTTGGCCATCCAACCCGTTTATGCGCACTCTGGATGGATTCCATTGGTCACTGACAATGCAGGTAATCATATCGGTATTGACTTGGCACCAGGCCCTAAGGGTAAGTACGGCCAAGTCATTCTATTCGGAAGAGAGTTTGACACAAAGTTTGTGGTAGCAAACAACTGGGGTGATTTCTTACTAAGCTTCGCTAATGACTTAGAGTTGGGGAACTGGTTGTTGGTTGACGAGGATAATGATCAATTTGCCGGTGAAGGTGAACTTGTCTTTAGAGACAAGAAGACGAACGGCCCAATTCGTGATTATTTGGAAGTCTTGGTCATGAGATCTAGAATGAAGTATAACTCTTatggagaaaagaagcttCCTAAGACTCCTAATCAACAAgcccaagcccaagccACTTCTTCTCAGGAATCACAATCTACTTTCGATATTACCCAGCAAGAAACTTCTCTGACAGTGGACGAAACTAACAGGGATTCTGAGGCCCCATCTCCTACTGCTgtcgctgctgctgcagGAACCGTGGTGGAACAGGTCAACTCTATAGATAATGATGCGgattcctcttcttctgtcaAAAAGGCTGAGCATATATCTGCCGTTGAATCACCATCTACTGACATCCAAGATGCTTCCGTAAGTAACCTAACAAAGGAGGAATCTGTTGTAGAACCAAAAACTGAAGTTAAGGATGATACTGAAGTCAAAGATGAACCCAAGACTGAAGTTGAATCTAAGGAGGATGAACCAAAGCCTGAAGCTAACGTCAACACTGATGCCAAAGTTGATACTGATGTCAACAGTGAGGGTGAAAATGAAGGTGAAGCTACTGCTAAGTCGAATGCTGCAGAAAAAACCCCTGAGTCTGTATCGAACTCAAAGGAAGattctgctgcttctgaTACAAAAGATGGTGCTGAAAATACCGGAAATGAgccttcaatttcaaatgATGTCGAAGATCTAAAGGACgactttgaaaatgttgCTCTTTGA
- the DIE2 gene encoding dolichyl-P-Glc:Glc(2)Man(9)GlcNAc(2)-PP-dolichol alpha-1,2- glucosyltransferase, whose protein sequence is MSDHECKDCHEKEQENVEAISFARDVENEVIQGIYANIIIWPIVACIFCYIAYKINTSLLPYVFIDEQFHVDQTLRYLRGEWREWNGKITTPPGLYIMGWIQYHITRFMTNWSTLTVLRLTNFIGGVVIWPWVVLRPLYLFNALGFWPVTLMCFPLMVSYYFLYYTDVWSTIFIIESLTLAMVLPFGEKYSIWLSALCGLISCFFRQTNIVWNGMIMILVVERRAMIEKNFNTLSFNNYLKLLLQALENFKTLVLPYFINFVLFAMFLIYNRSITLGDKENHVAGLHVVQFFYCLMFIAFFSVPVWFSKQLTISYLLRFIMNPVQYLLELLGIMIIIRFFTIVHPFLLADNRHIPFYLFRKLIGRSRIFKYFGMAPIYHFCTYIYFEIMRPSVMVFHPILPIEIKNPIDLPIQLSHISWTVLMMCTFMTVVPSPLFEPRYYILPFIFWRLFITMPPEPFWGNPKGKLTGTKRHFAECAWFLFINLIMYIIFKKVEIKWPSENTLQHIIW, encoded by the coding sequence ATGAGCGACCATGAGTGCAAGGACTGCCATgaaaaggaacaagaaaatgtCGAGGCTATATCTTTTGCAAGAGATGTAGAAAATGAAGTAATACAAGGCATTTACGCCAACATAATCATTTGGCCCATTGTTGCATGCATATTTTGCTACATAGCGTACAAGATCAACACTAGTTTGTTACCATATGTTTTCATCGATGAGCAATTTCACGTTGACCAGACTCTTCGCTATTTGAGAGGGGAATGGCGTGAATGGAACGGTAAAATAACGACACCTCCAGGTCTTTACATAATGGGATGGATTCAATACCATATCACAAGATTTATGACGAACTGGTCCACGTTGACTGTATTAAGATTGACAAATTTCATTGGAGGCGTAGTAATATGGCCCTGGGTTGTATTGCGTCCGTTATATCTATTCAATGCACTAGGGTTTTGGCCTGTGACACTAATGTGCTTTCCTTTGATGGTTAGTTATTACTTTTTGTACTATACTGATGTATGGTCTACGATTTTCATCATAGAGTCCTTAACTTTAGCTATGGTCTTACCATTTGGGGAGAAGTATAGTATATGGTTGAGTGCTCTTTGCGGGCTAATCAGTTGTTTCTTTAGACAAACAAATATTGTGTGGAACGGTATGATCATGATCTTAGTGGTAGAACGCCGTGCAATGATAGAGAAGAATTTCAATACCTTGAGTTTCAATAActatttgaaattgttgtTACAAGCATTAGAAAATTTCAAGACCTTGGTGCTCCCTTATTTCATAAATTTCGTTTTATTCGCGATGTTTTTAATCTACAACAGATCCATAACTCTAGGAGATAAAGAGAACCATGTTGCTGGATTACATGTGGTGCAATTCTTCTATTGTCTAATGTTCATCGCATTCTTCAGTGTACCTGTCTGGTTTTCAAAGCAGTTGACTATTTCCTATCTTCTTAGATTTATCATGAACCCAGTTCAATATCTTCTCGAGCTATTAGGCATCATGATAATCATAAGATTCTTCACAATTGTACATCCATTTTTGTTGGCTGATAATCGCCATATCCCCTTCTATCTATTCAGAAAGTtaattggaagaagcagaatATTTAAGTATTTTGGTATGGCTCCAATATACCATTTCTGCACTTACATATACTTTGAAATCATGAGGCCAAGCGTGATGGTATTCCACCCAATTTTACCtattgaaattaaaaacCCAATAGATTTACCTATTCAGTTATCACATATCTCCTGGACTGTTTTGATGATGTGCACATTCATGACTGTTGTACCATCACCATTATTTGAACCAAGATACTACATTTTACCATTCATATTCTGGAGACTCTTCATCACCATGCCGCCAGAACCATTTTGGGGAAATCCAAAGGGAAAACTAACAGGGACAAAAAGACACTTCGCCGAATGTGCATGGTTCTTGTTCATCAATTTGATAATGTAcattattttcaagaagGTTGAAATAAAATGGCCATCAGAGAATACCCTTCAACATATCATTTGGTAA
- the MTC6 gene encoding Mtc6p, which yields MVLTLLRYLCFWAFFGVSLAQEWPPFSNEMINALRSQRDLMTNVSIDQIPFPGISIKPALSQSNTLNQTAYLETISELLNHGIQTFQIDLEFDTSSQDWFLEDTGTRFVDVLSTINEYLGVSNTDLNANLISILIRFNNDTLKKSNLFKNSNFTSVLEEGMSVGYIYSKNDLANDRALNQTWDINGYSKDGWVSLNRFLYVVKRRVVFGFLNGDDMFQQDDNPLVFPSETFHYVTEEGTLQCPLKTMDDIGEMSKKQWRFLEGNFTYRNFLQYIECGYSLILTNPVQRSNLSQENEFQRRLTSLLLWSWNATTPDDILDADEDDANSNSQYVAYRCGVFTYTEHEYLAPFKIGNCYRSMPYLCRYSDRAYVWNISEEQGTYFDSEKDHVCPGDHQFGIPRNPLQQRSIRIYLEEEGFDEKDFWIDINSISVKNCWISGGTYASCPYQRYGSTSNYLAMIIPSALIAFFLLLVMFYFNWAHIPIQDNRNNWKRIITAYSKEEVEGVPS from the coding sequence ATGGTGTTAACACTACTTAGATATCTATGTTTTTGGGCCTTTTTCGGCGTAAGTTTGGCCCAAGAATGGCCTCCTTTCTCAAATGAGATGATCAATGCCTTGAGATCGCAGCGCGATTTGATGACAAACGTTTCAATCGATCAGATACCTTTTCCTGGGATATCGATAAAACCGGCTTTGTCACAAAGCAATACTCTGAATCAAACTGCATACTTAGAAACCATCTCTGAGCTTTTGAATCATGGTATTCAGACATTTCAAATAGACTTGGAATTTGATACAAGCAGTCAGGATTGGTTCTTGGAAGATACTGGAACGAGATTTGTGGATGTTTTGAGTACTATAAACGAATATTTGGGTGTATCCAATACTGATTTAAATGCAAACCTCATATCAATACTCATAAGGTTCAATAACgatactttgaagaaatcaaacTTATTCAAAAACAGTAACTTCACCTCGGTATTAGAAGAGGGTATGAGTGTTGGTTATATATACTCTAAAAATGATCTAGCGAATGACCGTGCTTTGAATCAAACATGGGATATCAATGGGTACTCTAAGGATGGGTGGGTTAGTCTTAACCGATTTTTATATGTGGTTAAAAGAAGAGTGGTCTTCGGGTTTTTGAACGGTGATGATATGTTCCAACAGGATGACAACCCACTTGTGTTCCCCTCAGAAACATTTCACTACGTAACTGAAGAAGGAACTCTGCAATGTCCTTTGAAAACTATGGATGATATAGGTGAAATGtcaaagaaacaatggAGATTCCTTGAAGGAAACTTCACATATCGAAACTTTTTGCAATACATTGAATGTGGTTATTCACTTATATTGACCAATCCAGTCCAACGGTCCAATTTATCTCAAGAGAACGAGTTCCAGCGTAGATTAACCAGCCTTTTGCTCTGGTCGTGGAACGCTACTACACCAGATGATATATTGGATGcagatgaggatgatgcCAACTCAAATTCTCAGTACGTCGCATATCGTTGCGGTGTGTTCACTTATACAGAGCACGAATATTTAGCACCATTTAAGATAGGCAATTGCTATCGGTCAATGCCTTACTTATGCCGTTACAGTGACAGAGCGTATGTTTGGAACATCTCAGAAGAACAAGGGACGTACTTTGATTCTGAAAAAGATCACGTTTGTCCTGGAGACCATCAATTTGGAATTCCCAGGAACCCGTTACAACAGCGTTCTATCCGGATATAtctggaagaagaaggttttgatgaaaaagaCTTTTGGATTGATATTAATTCTATTTCTGTTAAAAACTGTTGGATTTCAGGCGGAACTTACGCATCTTGTCCTTACCAACGATATGGATCCACTAGTAATTATTTGGCTATGATTATTCCCAGTGCACTCATCGCATTTTTCTTACTCCTAGTGATGTTTTACTTCAATTGGGCACACATCCCTATTCAAGACAATAGAAACAATTGGAAACGAATTATTACTGCCTATTCGAAGGAAGAAGTCGAAGGTGTACCGTCTTAA
- the PEX28 gene encoding Pex28p: protein METQVGAKRVSRRSLLGNYLLRKYENVFASIDHVSAPDENEKLLSNRDLVQGIASSLFDATWERFKAMRDDDTKTIDDDFHEYMSGIDLESNDSFWKDENFRQEYEARSASSEDPGPQGIRMERIQNGQFKNGRHLVEETKEHFVDMVIDRLILSLLPDELPEREQFSQRVSEPSRRKSQTVSVSIMSRNIRILTSKLGAIFEVQDELVRLATWRNPAGTLLILVVFTKICFNPMLLLILPIVYIMFGLMIPGYLHRHPLHRGIYLSKRSYGQSLIKDITTGGSRVKVQPHEPLREYSYEDVDLDALKKANAVRQSMEFVVNLRDLQNLMSIMVFITDKVEKFVYGTAGFKNEQISTMVFLSGFFFLISLWVIAPFINWALMTSMLAWGVMFVLHPRVRPVLLGLLKKQQLEKGKEVLEKTERYDILLDEPVETRWTEVFEIQIQGITETEWSHYMYATHVFDKSDPYRKSQKPPPGVQTLEELKAPPTWVFDSNCEWITDTNVQQWAAERGLENLRIDGDYLVDDQFKRKRLIRKVIRYANPARIPSYR from the coding sequence ATGGAGACCCAAGTAGGTGCAAAGCGGGTGAGTAGAAGATCTTTATTGGGTAACTATCTTTTGCGGAAATATGAGAATGTTTTTGCATCGATAGACCATGTTTCTGCGCCCGATGAGAATGAGAAGCTTTTGAGCAATCGAGATTTGGTTCAAGGAATTGCATCATCGCTATTTGACGCTACATGGGAAAGGTTCAAGGCGATGAGGGATGATGATACGAAGACcatagatgatgattttcaTGAGTATATGAGTGGGATAGATCTGGAAAGCAATGATAGTTTCTGGAAAGATGAGAATTTCCGACAGGAGTATGAAGCAAGGTCTGCCTCATCTGAGGATCCTGGGCCTCAGGGTATAAGGATGGAAAGGATACAGAATGGGCAGTTCAAAAATGGGAGGCATTTAGTAGAGGAGACGAAGGAACATTTTGTTGATATGGTTATTGATCGACTTATACTGAGTTTGCTTCCCGATGAGTTACCAGAAAGGGAGCAGTTTAGCCAGCGAGTTTCAGAACCAAGTCGTCGTAAATCACAAACAGTGAGTGTATCAATCATGAGTAGGAATATTAGAATCTTGACTTCTAAGTTGGGGGCGATATTTGAGGTACAAGACGAATTAGTGCGGTTGGCTACTTGGAGAAACCCGGCTGGCACACTTTTGATATTGGTGGTATTCACGAAGATCTGCTTCAACCCCATGCTTCTTCTGATATTACCtatagtatatattatgTTTGGGCTAATGATCCCTGGTTATTTACACAGACACCCATTGCATAGGGGAATATATCTATCCAAGAGGTCCTACGGCCAATCATTAATTAAAGATATTACCACCGGAGGTAGTAGAGTCAAGGTTCAACCACACGAACCACTGCGTGAGTATAGTTATGAGGACGTCGATTTAGATGCCTTGAAGAAGGCTAATGCAGTTCGCCAGAGCATGGAATTCGTGGTAAATCTCCGAGATTTACAGAATTTGATGAGCATTATGGTTTTCATTACTGATAAGGTCGAAAAATTTGTATACGGTACGGCAGGGTTCAAGAACGAACAGATTTCAACCATGGTGTTCCTTTCAgggtttttctttttgatatcattaTGGGTTATAGCACCTTTCATAAATTGGGCATTAATGACCAGCATGCTGGCATGGGGAGTCATGTTTGTGCTACATCCAAGAGTGAGACCAGTATTATTAGGACTCTTAAAAAAGCAGCAGTTGGAAAAGGGCAAAGAGGTTCTTGAAAAGACGGAGCGGTACGATATACTATTGGACGAACCAGTAGAAACTAGGTGGACAgaagtgtttgaaattCAAATACAAGGAATCACTGAAACGGAATGGTCACATTATATGTATGCCACACATGTATTCGACAAAAGTGATCCATATCGTAAATCTCAAAAGCCACCACCAGGCGTACAAACAttagaagaattaaaagCTCCACCAACTTGGGTTTTTGATTCAAACTGCGAGTGGATTACCGACACAAATGTACAGCAATGGGCAGCAGAGCGTGGTCTGGAAAATTTGAGAATAGATGGCGATTATCTTGTCGATGATCAGTTTAAGAGAAAGCGCTTAATACGTAAGGTAATACGATATGCAAACCCAGCAAGAATCCCATCATATCGCTGA
- the AMA1 gene encoding Ama1p, translated as MINKLRDTKWHGEAVGGGLGYCGQHKSKLSLKSTKGMGGNGNDRFIPKNTSKKSYYSSSQLKSFLESLDQFVDPQLQSRSPSPEFFTGQDLPIDTLLTPEMSSILESGGKKGKKKMPKHTKQHRKYMADALGFPDSNRVLHFSQAQSGGGQYSNGEIDTYSIQTPTSSIKHAREQHYQQQQQQNQQRNSKRAESRVPYRVLEAPHLRKDFYSNLVDWSPVSNNVAVALDTAVFLWSDKVGAFHVLRRDYLEKTSDTVQCISFSPNDLMLVGTKRGKILLFSQEAVESSVGNGPPKALAEITVKCQSGICCCQWYQDGNQFIVGTEVGVVYKFNVKTELIVMSRSYRRSDALQAKINGTSPDISSKKIIRTVRISESWSLHVHSQQVCGAKICEDTKQIAIGGNDNCCTIWKYNEDDLDEEPEFQFKLKHASAVKAMAFCPWSKSLLVTGGGSYDRHLRFWHSKSGTLLREFKTPGQITSIIWSKRQKQLLVTFGFTNQEVPVFIIMYKYPSMEEIIRIKQPTQLRALTAATSPDARKICVASDDETVRFYSIWENSCEDMIETPADGIYGSEIIEHEEGVSLEYLLR; from the coding sequence ATGATAAATAAATTGCGTGACACCAAGTGGCACGGGGAAGCAGTTGGAGGTGGATTGGGCTACTGTGGACAACACAAATCTAAACTGTCGCTTAAATCAACCAAAGGCATGGGCGGCAATGGGAACGACCGGTTCATTCCTAAAAACACGTCGAAAAAGAGCTATTACTCATCTTCACAGCTCAAAAGTTTTCTGGAATCGCTTGACCAGTTTGTGGACCCGCAGTTGCAGTCGCGAAGTCCTTCTCCAGAGTTCTTTACGGGTCAGGACTTGCCAATTGATACACTATTGACTCCGGAGATGAGTTCTATCCTTGAGTCTGGGGGCAAAAAGggcaaaaagaagatgccCAAGCATACAAAACAGCATAGGAAGTATATGGCAGACGCTCTAGGTTTCCCTGATTCCAATAGAGTGCTTCATTTTTCGCAGGCGCAAAGTGGAGGAGGCCAGTATTCCAATGGTGAAATTGATACTTATTCTATACAAACTCCAACCAGTTCTATAAAACATGCCAGGGAACAACActatcaacaacagcagcagcaaaatcaacaaagaaatagcAAGAGAGCGGAGTCCAGAGTTCCTTACCGGGTTCTTGAAGCACCACATCTAAGGAAAGATTTCTACTCTAATTTGGTGGATTGGTCTCCAGTTTCAAACAACGTTGCTGTTGCATTAGACACAGCGGTTTTCTTATGGTCAGACAAAGTTGGGGCCTTTCACGTATTAAGAAGAGATTACTTGGAAAAAACCTCAGATACAGTGCAATGTATATCATTCAGTCCAAACGACTTGATGCTTGTTGGAACTAAGAGGGGAAAAATACTTTTATTCAGCCAGGAAGCAGTGGAGAGCAGCGTTGGAAACGGCCCACCAAAGGCATTGGCAGAGATCACAGTGAAATGTCAAAGCGGTATATGCTGCTGTCAGTGGTATCAGGATGGGAACCAGTTTATCGTTGGAACAGAGGTTGGCGTCGTTTATAAATTTAACGTCAAGACCGAACTAATTGTCATGTCACGCTCGTACAGACGTTCAGACGCCTTACAAGCCAAGATCAACGGTACATCACCAGATATCAgttcaaagaaaatcaTCAGGACAGTAAGGATCTCAGAGTCATGGTCCCTACATGTGCACTCGCAACAGGTATGTGGCGCTAAGATTTGCGAAGACACGAAACAGATTGCCATTGGAGGAAATGACAATTGTTGTACCATATGGAAGTACAACGAAGATGATCTAGATGAGGAACCGGAGTTCCAATTCAAATTGAAACACGCATCTGCAGTAAAAGCAATGGCATTCTGCCCCTGGTCAAAGTCACTATTAGTGACAGGAGGTGGTAGCTACGATAGACATTTACGGTTCTGGCACTCCAAGAGTGGCACGTTATTACGCGAGTTCAAGACTCCAGGCCAAATTACATCCATCATATGGTCCAAAAGGCAAAAACAACTATTGGTCACATTTGGCTTCACAAACCAAGAAGTGCCCGTGTTCATAATAATGTACAAATATCCATCAATGGAAGAGATAATCAGAATTAAACAGCCAACCCAATTAAGGGCACTAACAGCGGCTACTTCTCCAGACGCAAGAAAAATATGTGTCGCTTCCGATGACGAAACGGTAAGATTCTATTCCATTTGGGAAAACTCTTGCGAGGACATGATCGAGACTCCCGCAGATGGCATATATGGATCCGAAATAATCGAGCATGAAGAAGGAGTaagtttggaatatttgTTGCGTTAG